A section of the Papio anubis isolate 15944 chromosome 16, Panubis1.0, whole genome shotgun sequence genome encodes:
- the LOC110740516 gene encoding LOW QUALITY PROTEIN: uncharacterized protein C20orf203 (The sequence of the model RefSeq protein was modified relative to this genomic sequence to represent the inferred CDS: deleted 1 base in 1 codon; substituted 1 base at 1 genomic stop codon), protein MFPRPVLNSQAQVSLLPQPPNMLGHRQXPPRLASFPFTKTGMLSPERIMSALTGLTAHLWDFGGGVGRRTSKAQRVHPQPSHQRQPPPPQHPGPYQERIWVGGEGQGEVGGPRLGKVGRRDREVGRGLRAPAGWGRAMGGMPRMGTVGCFGQALSSLAWPSTWFQDFCLPSLPGKLPAPLISKQQFLPDSSRSLFN, encoded by the exons atGTTTCCTaggcctgtcttgaactcccaggctcaagtgagtctcctgcctcagcctcccaacatgctgggtcACAGGCAgtagccacctcgcctggccagttttccctTTACAAAGACTGGAATGTTGAGCCCGGAAAGAA TCATGTCAGCCTTGACTGGACTCACTGCCCACCTCTGGGACTTTGGCggtggggtgggaaggaggaCCTCAAAGGCTCAGCGAGTCCACCCCCAGCCCAGCCACCAGCGCCAGCCTCCTCCTCCACAACACCCAGGCCCTTATCAGGAAAGGATTTGGgttggtggggaggggcag ggggaAGTTGGAGGCCCCAGGCTTGGCAAGGTGGGTCGGAGAGatagggaagtggggagggggctgcgGGCCCCTGCTGGGTGGGGGAGGGCAATGGGAGGGATGCCCAGAATGGGCACGGTGGGGTGCTTTGGCCAAGCTTTGTCCTCGCTGGCCTGGCCCTCAACATGGTTCCAGGACTTCTGCCTCCCATCCTTGCCAGGCAAGTTGCCTGCACCTTTAATTAGCAAGCAGCAGTTTCTCCCTGATTCATCACGGTCGCTGTTTAATTAG